The Roseimicrobium gellanilyticum genome contains a region encoding:
- a CDS encoding cytochrome P450 translates to MLAPSSQTKPSLDAEPDPLGHLLKMIREQGDIVRYRSGYGPVHLFNHPDHVQSIVQNTNFERTALLKMVTGDGLLASDGRRWQSQRRLLQPPFHEKCLHGFLPMIADATMGMLRRWEALPGATRSVDIGRETKRLTLEIILRVLFEKVSQDEVTRMADAANVVMQHLGELSDVVLNVPLVMDPGRETRFRAALGTIDALVAGLTARVSTGAGRTGGVVPTLLEARGKGLVTDQEVRDEIVTMIIAGHETTAIALAWTLYLLSRHPGTQTQLADEVDQELNPQVPTTEVLSRLGYMRMVFDEAMRLYPPVSMVVRQSQKDDTVGGVSIPAGALVVLSAYTTHRHPDFWSDPERFDPGRFHPDRSHGRHRYAYFPFLGGRHQCLGQGLVMLEAPVILALLTRYVRVTIPEGSVGRPLPGMALRVRSGFPATVDFRSALPPC, encoded by the coding sequence ATGCTGGCTCCCTCTTCCCAGACCAAACCATCGCTGGATGCGGAGCCGGATCCTCTGGGACACTTGCTGAAGATGATCCGTGAGCAGGGCGACATTGTCCGGTACCGCAGCGGCTATGGCCCGGTGCACCTTTTCAATCACCCGGACCATGTGCAATCCATCGTGCAAAATACCAACTTCGAGAGGACGGCCTTGCTGAAGATGGTGACCGGCGATGGACTGCTCGCGAGCGACGGTCGTCGCTGGCAGTCGCAGCGCCGTCTGTTGCAGCCGCCCTTCCATGAAAAGTGCCTGCACGGGTTTCTGCCCATGATCGCGGATGCGACGATGGGAATGCTCCGGCGGTGGGAGGCACTGCCCGGTGCGACACGAAGCGTCGACATCGGGAGGGAGACCAAAAGACTGACCCTGGAGATCATTCTCAGGGTGTTGTTCGAGAAGGTGAGCCAGGATGAAGTGACTCGGATGGCGGATGCGGCGAATGTCGTGATGCAGCATTTGGGAGAGCTCTCGGATGTGGTGCTGAATGTACCGCTCGTGATGGATCCCGGACGCGAGACACGGTTCCGCGCCGCCCTTGGAACCATTGATGCCCTGGTGGCCGGGCTCACCGCCAGAGTGAGCACCGGGGCAGGGCGGACTGGGGGAGTCGTGCCCACACTTCTGGAAGCGCGGGGGAAGGGGCTCGTCACCGATCAGGAAGTGCGGGATGAGATTGTCACAATGATCATCGCCGGGCATGAGACCACGGCCATCGCGCTGGCCTGGACGTTGTATCTCCTTTCGCGACACCCCGGGACGCAAACCCAGCTGGCGGATGAAGTAGATCAAGAGCTGAACCCGCAAGTCCCAACTACTGAAGTTCTTTCCCGGTTGGGATACATGCGCATGGTGTTTGATGAAGCCATGCGGTTGTATCCGCCGGTGAGCATGGTCGTGCGGCAATCTCAAAAGGACGACACGGTTGGCGGGGTGTCGATTCCTGCCGGCGCCCTGGTTGTCCTAAGCGCGTACACCACCCATCGTCATCCTGATTTCTGGAGCGATCCGGAACGCTTTGATCCCGGTCGATTTCATCCTGACCGCAGTCACGGGCGTCATCGTTATGCCTACTTTCCTTTCTTGGGTGGACGGCACCAGTGTCTGGGCCAGGGCCTGGTGATGCTGGAGGCTCCGGTGATTCTGGCCCTGCTCACCCGCTACGTGCGGGTGACGATCCCGGAGGGCAGTGTGGGAAGACCCCTTCCCGGCATGGCGTTGCGCGTGCGGAGCGGGTTTCCTGCCACGGTGGACTTCAGAAGTGCTCTGCCACCATGCTAG